GAGTCCCGGCTGTCTACGGCGCGTGCGTTTCGTTTGTTGTGCGGTACTCCCGGATAGTGTCCCTATCCCTAGGAAGCCGACGCAACCGCAGCGGCAACATCCAGCGGAATACCGGGGGTCATTGTACCGGTGAGCGTGATCGACCGCAAATAGACGCCCTTCGATGCGGATGGCTTGTTGCGCTGGATGGCGTCAATGATGGCGTTGACGTTCTCGACAATGCGATCTTCAGAGAAGCTCACCTTGCCGACGGCCACGTGAACGAGGCCGGTGCGGTCGTTGCGAAATTCAACGCGACCGCCCTTCAGTTCCTGGACAACGCCAGGAAGATCTTCAGGCGTGCGCACGACGGTGCCGGAGCGAGGATTCGGCATCAGGCCGCGGCGTCCGAGGATTCGACCGAGACCGCCAACCTTGCCCATCTGGTCGGCCATGGCAATGGTCGCGTCGAATTCCAGCCAGCCATCATTGATCTGCTTGACCAGGTCATCGCTACCGACGTAGTCCGCGCCGGCTTCTTGCGCGATGCGGGCAGCGTCGCCGACGGCGAACACCAGCACGCGTACTACTTTGCCCGTGCCGGCTGGAAGGGTAACCGTTGAGCGAACTGCCTGATCCGCCTGACGGGGGTCAATGCCGAGGCGGAAATGAACCTCGACTGTCTCATCGAAGCCTGCCGAAGACATCTTCTTCAGCAGATCGACGGCCTCTTTGACTTCGTACTGGCGATCCGGCTCAAGCAGCTGGAGCGCGTTCCGATACTTCTTACCGTGCTGTGCCATGCATGCATCCTTCTGTGGTTCTGGCGGGGCTACGCCCCTCCCACCGAATACGGGTTGACGTGTGTTTAGACGACCTGAATGCCCATCGAGCGCGCGGTGCCTTCGACCTGCTTCATGGCACCTTCAATGTCGACGGCGTTGAGGTCGCGCATCTTCAGCTCGGCGATCTCACGAACCTGGTCGCGAGTGACCTTGCCGACAGCCGTCTTCACATTACCTGCACCCTTGTCGACACCAGCGGCGCGGCGCAGCAAGTCTGCTGCCGGCGGCGTCTTGGTGACGAACGTGAATGACCGATCCTCAAAGACGGTGATCACAACCGGGACAATCTGACCGGCCATGTTGGCGGTGCGTTCGTTGTACTCCTTGCAGAAGTTCATGATCGCCACGCCATGCTGACCGAGCGCCGGGCCAATCGGCGGCGCTGGAGTCGCCTTCCCAGCAGGGATCTGGAGCTTGATGTAGGCCCTGATCTTCTTAGCCAATCCTCGAACGTCTCCCTTCCTGACCAACTACCTGGGCACGGAAATGCCCGCACTCCGGTGCGGGCACACGCACGAATCTGCGCGCTTACACCTCGCGC
The Thermomicrobiales bacterium genome window above contains:
- the rplK gene encoding 50S ribosomal protein L11; translated protein: MAKKIRAYIKLQIPAGKATPAPPIGPALGQHGVAIMNFCKEYNERTANMAGQIVPVVITVFEDRSFTFVTKTPPAADLLRRAAGVDKGAGNVKTAVGKVTRDQVREIAELKMRDLNAVDIEGAMKQVEGTARSMGIQVV
- the rplA gene encoding 50S ribosomal protein L1, producing the protein MAQHGKKYRNALQLLEPDRQYEVKEAVDLLKKMSSAGFDETVEVHFRLGIDPRQADQAVRSTVTLPAGTGKVVRVLVFAVGDAARIAQEAGADYVGSDDLVKQINDGWLEFDATIAMADQMGKVGGLGRILGRRGLMPNPRSGTVVRTPEDLPGVVQELKGGRVEFRNDRTGLVHVAVGKVSFSEDRIVENVNAIIDAIQRNKPSASKGVYLRSITLTGTMTPGIPLDVAAAVASAS